A window of the Lactuca sativa cultivar Salinas chromosome 5, Lsat_Salinas_v11, whole genome shotgun sequence genome harbors these coding sequences:
- the LOC111917619 gene encoding transcription factor MAMYB: protein MEFFDEESRPRFVLQSRSTPKTTPKSEKLDDLHKPALFVSLSLSALLLTLSLFYFQSDPLQSIFIWFSLSLLVGPFAPPSLTAGDIRVGLGPAIQPQSPRQTPEPEPLKRSRFKTKKPDQDFISVPAVVVNETPKPSNKSDSNVIVVEDKEWSEGDLELLKKQMVKNPVGMPGRWEAVAEVFSGRHKVESVVKMAKSMGERKIGDSDSFSKFLKDRKAVDKRVDEVIENEREQVSNGGSWSSAEDIALLNALKAFPKDSALRWEKITAAVPGRSKAACMKRVADLKKDFRSSKVSSEA from the coding sequence ATGGAGTTCTTTGACGAAGAAAGCAGACCCAGATTCGTCCTTCAATCCCGATCTACCCCAAAAACTACCCCCAAATCCGAAAAGCTTGATGATCTCCACAAGCCTGCTCTCTTTGTCTCTCTTTCCCTCTCTGCCCTCCTCTTAACCCTCTCCCTTTTCTACTTCCAATCTGATCCTCTGCAatccatcttcatctggttctcATTATCTCTCCTCGTAGGCCCCTTTGCTCCTCCCTCCCTGACCGCTGGCGACATCCGGGTCGGTCTTGGTCCGGCCATCCAACCCCAAAGTCCTCGACAAACCCCAGAACCCGAACCATTAAAAAGATCAAGATTCAAGACAAAAAAACCCGATCAAGATTTCATATCGGTCCCTGCTGTCGTCGTGAACGAAACTCCAAAGCCCAGCAACAAGAGCGATTCCAATGTTATTGTGGTGGAAGATAAAGAATGGAGTGAAGGAGATCTGGAGTTGTTGAAGAAGCAGATGGTGAAGAATCCTGTAGGGATGCCAGGGCGGTGGGAAGCGGTGGCGGAGGTGTTTTCTGGGCGCCATAAGGTGGAGAGTGTGGTGAAGATGGCGAAATCGATGGGCGAAAGGAAAATCGGCGACTCAGAttctttttcaaagtttttgAAAGATAGGAAGGCAGTGGACAAGAGGGTTGATGAGGTTATCGAGAATGAAAGGGAGCAGGTCAGTAATGGTGGAAGTTGGAGCTCCGCCGAGGACATAGCTCTGCTCAATGCTTTAAAAGCTTTCCCTAAAGATTCAGCCTTGAGGTGGGAGAAGATCACAGCTGCTGTCCCTGGAAGATCAAAGGCGGCTTGCATGAAGAGGGTTGCTGATCTTAAAAAAGATTTTAGGAGTTCAAAAGTTTCTTCCGAGGCTtaa